The DNA window GACGCATCCCTTCGGGGTGCCGCTGGATCTTGGCGGCGGCCTGAGCGCCGAGTTCATCCGCGCGGGCCATTTGCTGGGCGCCGCGCAGATCCGGATCACCGTCGGCGGCAGGACGGTGCATTTCAGCGGCGACCTGGGCCAGGACCGCGACCCGCTGATGCCGCCGCCGGAACCCTTTGCCGGGGCCGATGTGCTGGTCTGCGAGTCGACCTACGGCGACCGCCTGCACCCGGCCGTGGCCCCCGAGGATGAGCTGGCGGGCATCCTGGCCCCGTTCCTGAAGCAAAAAGGCATTGTGCTGATCCCCGCCTTTGCGGTCGGGCGCGCCCAGGGCATCACCTACCACCTGTCGCGGCTGATGGCGGCGGGCCGCATTCCGCGGGTTCCGGTGTACCTCGACAGCCCGATGGCGTCGGATGCCACCGATATCTATATCCGCCACTGCGCCGAGCACCGCATCCCCTGGCAGGACTGCGCCGCCGTCTTCCAGCTGCCGGCCCGGACCAATTCGGTGGCCGAGTCCAGAGAGCTGAACACGCTGGAAGGACCGATGGTTATCCTGTCGGCCAGCGGCATGATCACCGGCGGGCGCATTTTGCATCACGTGGTGAACTTCGGCGGCAGCCTGCGCACCATGATCGTGCTGTCGGGCTATCAGGCGGGCGGCACCCGCGGCGCCTCGCTGGCGGCGGGAGAGCGGCGGCTGCGCATCTTCGGCAAGGACCACGTGATCCGCGCAAGGGTTGCGCAGCTGGAAACATTATCAGGCCACGCCGATGCCGATGAGCTGCTCCGGTGGATGGCAGCCGGCCCTGCGCCTGAGATGACTTACCTCACGCACGGCGAACCGGAAGCTGCCGAGATGCTGCGGCGGCGGCTTTGGCATGAATTGGGCCGCCCGTCCCGGGTGCCCGAGCATTTGGAATCCATCCGTATTGATACCCCGTCATGACCCGGGCGCGCGCCGGATGCCGCCAGTTGGCACGCGTCAGTCAATGGCCATGAGATGCTGTGACAGGGCCTGCGCCCCTGGGCCTTATGCCAGGTTCGCCAGCTCACGTGCTGCCTTCTGCAAGCATGGCAGAAAATCCGTCAGGTCCTGCAGGCTGCGACGCTGCACCGGTGCGTGGACCGAAAGCGTTGCAAGCAGCCGGCCGCGGGCGTCCCGCACGGGGACGGCGACGGCGACCATGCCGTCAATGAACTCTTCGTCGTCGGTGGAATAGCCGCGGCCGGCAATTGCGCCCAACTCCGCGGTGATCGCGTCCGGATCGGTGCAGGTCTTACCGGTCACCGCTTCCAACGGGCGGGCGCGCAGAACGGCCTCCAGCGTGCTGGGCTTGAGGGTGGAAAGGTACATCTTGCCGCTGGCGGTGCAGTGGAAGGGCACCTGGGTGCCGATCGGCAGCTGAATGCGCAGCGGCCACTTGGTTTCCACCCGGTCCAGATAGGTCATCCCCTCGCGGTCGGGGGTGGCAAGGTTGCAGGTCTCGCCCAGCTCTTCGGCGACACTTTTGAGGATGCTGAGGCGGCCGGTGCGCAGGTGTTCGGACGACACGGTGTTGAGCGCCAGCTGGCGCAGGCGGGGGCCGGGGCCGTAGGCCCGCCCGTCCAGATCGCGCTGCAGGAAGCCTTCCGCCTCAGCCGTCTGCATCAGCCTGTGAACGGTCGGCTTGGGCAGGCCCATCGCCTCGATCATCTCAGCCGGTTTCACCGCAACGCCGCGGCAGGCGACCTCCTCCAGCAGCACCAGAAGGCGCAGGTTGGTGGGGATCTGCCCCTCATTCTTGTCCAGCGTACCCGCTGCCATCGCCGCCTCACCGCTATTTATCGGGCAGCAGCACCAGGGCGAATTCGGGAACCAGAGAGACCAGGACCCAAACGCCGATCAGCGCTGCAAGGTAAGGGACCGTATAGCGAAGCAGCCGGAAATACGGAACACCGGTCACACCCGATGCGACATAGAGGTTCAGCCCGTAGGGCGGGGTGATGAAGCCGATGGAGGCGCCGACCAGGAAAATCACCGAGAAATGGATCGGGTCGACCCCCGCGGAGGCGGCGATGGGGGCCAGGATCGGCGCCAGGATGATGGTGACCGGCAGGCTTTCCAAGACCATGCCGGAGAAGAAAACGATCACCATCGAGGTGAACAGCACCGCGTGGTAGCCGCCCATCGAGGTGACAAACCCCCCGATCACCTGCTGAGCACCCAAGAGCGACAGGATTTGCTGCATGACCACGGAGATCGCAATCAGCGGCGCCAGGATTCCGGTGATCTGGGCCGAGCGCACCACGATCCCCGGGATTTGCGGGATGGTGAACCCTTCGACCACCAGCATTTCGGCATAGGATTTTTCTTCCCATGTCTTGCCGCTGCGGGCGCCGGTGATTTTGGTGACCACCCAGGACAGGACACCCGCGATAACGCAGAAACCGACAGTCACGCCCGCCGCCTCGGTGGGGGAGAACTTGCCGGTGTAGATGCCCCACAGCACCAGCCCGATGGCAAAGAAGCCCAGCCAGGCGCCGAAGGCGGTTTTCAGGACCCGGTTCAGCTGCAGCGGGATCAGGAAGCCCCAGCCGTTCTTGCGGCAGATGACCCAGCAGGCCAGCTGCATGCCGATGACCATCATCGCGCCGGGCAGGATGCCGGCCACGAACAGATCCGAGATCGGCAGGTTCATCAGGAAGCCGTAGACAATAAAGATGATCGAGGGCGGAATGATGATGCCGACGGTGCCGCCCGCCGCGGCGGTGGCGGCCGAGAACCGCTCGTCATAGCCGCCTTTGACCATTTCGGGGTGCAGCATTGAGCCGATGGTGGCTGTTGTCGCCGAGTTCGAGCCCGAAATCGCGGCAAACAGCCCGCAGGCGCCCAGCGAGGCCATCGCCAGCCCGCCCCGCATCCAGCCGAGGCAGGCATAGGCAAAATCCGAAAGGCGCCGGGCAATGCCGGACTGGTTGATCAGGTCGCCGGTCAGGATGAACAGTGGCATCGCCAACAGGGCAAAGCCCTTGTTGAACACGTTGAGAAGCTCGGCGCCCATGTTGTCGAGCGTCAGCCCCAGCACAAAGGAGCAGCCGATCACCCAATAGCCGATCACCAAAAGCACCGGCACCCCCAGCATGAACAGGAAGGTGACCCCAATCGAGATCAGCGTGACCCAGGTTCCCGTATCCATTACACATCCCCTCCGATCACGGCCTGTTTGATCAGCGGCGCGCCGCTGCGGTAGTTGCGGATGTCGTCGCCCAGGTTTTCGAACACCCGGGCGATCATCAGGACAAAGGACATCGGCGCGGTGATCAGGAACCACCATTGCAGCACGCTGTCGGTGCCCAGCACGATCTGGAAATTCGACGCCGACAGCGCGGTCAGCCGGGTGGTGGTGACAAAGACGATGACGGCAAAGCCGAACCACAGCACCGCGTCCAGTGCAAGGCAGCCCATTTGCGCCCAGCGGGGCATGATGGTGCGGAATTCGGAAAAGCTGAGGTGTGTCCGCAGCCGCACGTTAAAGGCGGCGCCGAACCAGGCCATGATCATGAACAGCAGGGGCGGGATGGTCGTGGACCAGGGCTGCTGGTTCTTGAACACGAAGCGGTCGATCACTCCCCAGAAGATGATGAAGGCAATCGCCAGGTAGCTCCACACCATGATGGAGCGCTCCAAGTGCCGGTCCAAAAGCGGCACCAGGCGGTAGACCAGCATCACCAGCAGGCCGCCAAGCGCGGCGGCAACGGTGCCCAGCACCCAGGCGGCATTGCTTTCCAAGGCATTGCGGATCTCCCAGCTGTCCTGGGACGCGAAGGCGCTGATGATGGCGCCGATGTCCGACCAAAGCTGCATCTGTTCCTCCCCTCATTGCCGCTGTGACCCCGCCGGATCAGCCCGGGCAAACAAGGCCGGCGCGTGCCTCTGGCGCCGG is part of the Leisingera caerulea DSM 24564 genome and encodes:
- a CDS encoding TRAP transporter large permease → MDTGTWVTLISIGVTFLFMLGVPVLLVIGYWVIGCSFVLGLTLDNMGAELLNVFNKGFALLAMPLFILTGDLINQSGIARRLSDFAYACLGWMRGGLAMASLGACGLFAAISGSNSATTATIGSMLHPEMVKGGYDERFSAATAAAGGTVGIIIPPSIIFIVYGFLMNLPISDLFVAGILPGAMMVIGMQLACWVICRKNGWGFLIPLQLNRVLKTAFGAWLGFFAIGLVLWGIYTGKFSPTEAAGVTVGFCVIAGVLSWVVTKITGARSGKTWEEKSYAEMLVVEGFTIPQIPGIVVRSAQITGILAPLIAISVVMQQILSLLGAQQVIGGFVTSMGGYHAVLFTSMVIVFFSGMVLESLPVTIILAPILAPIAASAGVDPIHFSVIFLVGASIGFITPPYGLNLYVASGVTGVPYFRLLRYTVPYLAALIGVWVLVSLVPEFALVLLPDK
- a CDS encoding IclR family transcriptional regulator; the encoded protein is MAAGTLDKNEGQIPTNLRLLVLLEEVACRGVAVKPAEMIEAMGLPKPTVHRLMQTAEAEGFLQRDLDGRAYGPGPRLRQLALNTVSSEHLRTGRLSILKSVAEELGETCNLATPDREGMTYLDRVETKWPLRIQLPIGTQVPFHCTASGKMYLSTLKPSTLEAVLRARPLEAVTGKTCTDPDAITAELGAIAGRGYSTDDEEFIDGMVAVAVPVRDARGRLLATLSVHAPVQRRSLQDLTDFLPCLQKAARELANLA
- a CDS encoding TRAP transporter small permease, with amino-acid sequence MQLWSDIGAIISAFASQDSWEIRNALESNAAWVLGTVAAALGGLLVMLVYRLVPLLDRHLERSIMVWSYLAIAFIIFWGVIDRFVFKNQQPWSTTIPPLLFMIMAWFGAAFNVRLRTHLSFSEFRTIMPRWAQMGCLALDAVLWFGFAVIVFVTTTRLTALSASNFQIVLGTDSVLQWWFLITAPMSFVLMIARVFENLGDDIRNYRSGAPLIKQAVIGGDV
- a CDS encoding MBL fold metallo-hydrolase gives rise to the protein MPPPSSPRLRFLGATGTVTGSRYLIEAGQQRVLVDCGLYQGYKQLRRRNRKPFPVRPGSITAILLTHAHLDHSGYLPALIRSGCRAPVYCTPPTRDLCGLLLRDSGRLQEEEAQHARRKGYSRHKRPNPLYTEQDARAALRRFKTHPFGVPLDLGGGLSAEFIRAGHLLGAAQIRITVGGRTVHFSGDLGQDRDPLMPPPEPFAGADVLVCESTYGDRLHPAVAPEDELAGILAPFLKQKGIVLIPAFAVGRAQGITYHLSRLMAAGRIPRVPVYLDSPMASDATDIYIRHCAEHRIPWQDCAAVFQLPARTNSVAESRELNTLEGPMVILSASGMITGGRILHHVVNFGGSLRTMIVLSGYQAGGTRGASLAAGERRLRIFGKDHVIRARVAQLETLSGHADADELLRWMAAGPAPEMTYLTHGEPEAAEMLRRRLWHELGRPSRVPEHLESIRIDTPS